From a region of the Chitinophaga caseinilytica genome:
- a CDS encoding glycosyltransferase family 2 protein translates to MENKSFTVGLLISTYNWPKALEAVLKSVMRQTRLPDEIIIADDGSGAATELVIRKYAALMGIPFRHAWHEDDGFRKSIILNKAVKLSESEYIIEIDGDIVLHPKFVEDHIRHARRGIFIQGARTMVEEHRTGSILSNGAFDPIYCFSPGISNRFNSLRIPLLSWLFQLSKQDATKTRGCNLAFWKNDFIAVNGYNNTFSGWGSEDNEFAARLINAGIKKIRLKLAANCYHLHHKCNSKSEVEANEYRYMETIRYNIISCLNGYAEV, encoded by the coding sequence ATGGAAAATAAATCATTCACAGTAGGATTACTGATATCTACCTACAACTGGCCCAAGGCGCTGGAGGCCGTATTGAAAAGTGTGATGCGCCAAACCCGGCTGCCCGACGAGATCATCATTGCCGATGATGGCTCCGGCGCAGCAACAGAGCTGGTCATCCGCAAATATGCGGCGTTGATGGGTATACCATTCCGGCATGCATGGCATGAAGACGATGGTTTCCGTAAAAGCATTATCCTCAATAAGGCAGTTAAGCTGTCGGAATCCGAATATATCATCGAAATCGATGGCGATATCGTGCTGCACCCGAAGTTCGTGGAAGATCATATCCGCCACGCACGCCGCGGTATCTTCATCCAGGGCGCCCGCACCATGGTAGAGGAGCACCGCACCGGCAGCATCCTCAGCAACGGCGCATTCGATCCCATCTATTGCTTTTCCCCCGGCATCAGCAACCGCTTCAATTCCCTCCGCATTCCCCTCCTTTCCTGGCTCTTCCAGCTGTCCAAACAGGACGCCACGAAAACCCGGGGTTGCAACCTCGCATTCTGGAAAAACGATTTTATCGCCGTAAATGGCTATAACAATACTTTCAGCGGCTGGGGCTCGGAAGACAATGAGTTTGCCGCCCGGCTGATCAATGCAGGCATCAAGAAAATCAGGTTGAAACTGGCCGCGAATTGTTACCACCTCCATCACAAATGCAACAGCAAATCGGAAGTGGAAGCCAATGAATACCGCTACATGGAAACGATCCGGTACAATATCATTTCATGCCTGAACGGTTACGCCGAAGTGTAG